The region AGTGTTCGGCTGCGGGATGCATGGCGGAAACCTGACTGAAGAATCAGCGGATTCTATCAGCCTTTGGGCCGTCCTTTGAGTCCTTACTGACTGACAGTCAGCTTGCCAACCATCCCGGCCTGATAATGGCCAGGAATGTTGCAGGCAAATTCAAGGTTGGTGGCCTTGGTGAAGGTCCAGGTCAGCTCTGCGGTCTTGCCCGGCTCCACCAGTACGCTGTTGGGGTCGTCGTGTTTCATCCCTGGTTTCATGGAACCGTGATCCATGCCGATCATGGCGCTGTGGTCCATGCCCTTCATCGTAGTAGGCGTCAGCATGCCACTCTGCTGCATGTTGAGCATTTCCTGCTGGTGCTTAGCATGCATCGCCGCGTCACCAATGTTGAATTCGTGCAACAACTGACCTTTATTCACCAGCACAAAACGAACAGTCTCACCGGCCTTGATATCAATCGCCTTGGGCATGAACGACATATCGCCCATCACCACCTCCACGTTGCGGGTGGCTTTGGCGGCTGGGGCCGGCTGTCCGAAGTCGTAGGTCTGAACAGGCGCCGCCCACACCGTGAAACTCAGAGCCAGCAAGCACACGGCCAGCACCAGACGATTTCGCAAAAACATAGTCGTACTCCAACAAGATAAGATTCAGTCTTTGAAAAACTCTAAACTGGCAAGCCTGCCGGCAACCTGACAGTCAGATTACAACTTTGTCAGTTTGACCAGCGCCAGCGCAGCCCACGGTATAGCGCCTCTGCTCCACCAGCCCGAGCGACCCATGAAACTGCTAATCGTCGAAGACCAGGCCAAAACCGGCCATTATCTGCGCCAAGGCCTGACCGAAGCAGGCTTCAATACCGAATTGGTCGCTGACGGCATCACGGGGCAACACTTGGCACTGACCGGCGATTATGCCTTGCTGATTCTTGATGTGATGCTACCGGGCCGTGACGGCTGGCAGATTTTGCAGGCTGTGCGTAGCGCCGGCCTCGACACGCCGGTACTGTTTCTGACAGCGCGAGACGCCGTGGAAGACAGGGTCCACGGCCTTGAATTGGGCGCTGACGATTACCTGGTCAAACCTTTCGCGTTTTCAGAGCTGGTGGCCCGGGTTCGCAGTCTCTTGCGCCGGGGCAGCGCCCCGCCCCAGGAGACCAACCTGCAATTGGCCGACTTACGCCTGGACCTGATCCGCCGCCGGGTTGAACGTAGCGGTCAACGCATCGACCTGACCGCCAAGGAATTTGCCTTGCTGGAAATGCTTCTGCGCAGGCAAGGCGAAGTGCTACCCAAGTCGCTGATCGCCTCTCAGGTATGGGACATGAACTTCGACAGTGACACCAACGTCATCGAAGTGGCGATCCGTCGCCTGCGCCTGAAGATCGACGATGAGTTCCCTCATAAGCTGATCCATACCGTGCGCGGCATGGGTTACGTGCTTGAAGAGCGTCCAGCCTGATGCGCCGCCTGTCGCTGAGTCATCGATTAGCGCTGCTGTTTGCCGCCTGTACAGCGGTGGTTTCGTTGTTTGCCGGGGTGTTGTTCAGCCGCGCCAGTGAGGCGCACTTCATTGAACTCGATCAACAACTGCTCGACGGCAAGCTGATGGGGGTGCGCCGAGCACTGCACGATATTCCGTCCAGCGAAAGCAAAGCAAAGCTCGCGGATGAACTCAGCCAACAGGCAGATCTGTCGCTGCGCGTCATAGACAGTGATGGCCAGCGTTGGTATGAAAGCTCGACGCGAGTGCCTGAGAATCTCCCACAGCAGCCCGGTTTATCTACCCTGAACGACAACGGGACCGACTATCGCGTCCTCAACGCTCCGCTGTTCATCGATAAACCCGACTCACCGCAACTGACGCTGTTACTGGACATCACGCATCACCAGCATTTTCTGCAACGCATGCAACACCTGATATGGCTGACGGTTAGCCTTTCGGCCCTGGCCACAGCCCTGCTCGGCGCCTGGGCAGCGCGAAGCGGTTTGCGCCCGTTGCGGCGTATGAGCGCAGTGGCCAGCGGCATTGGTGCTCACTCACTTGATGCGCGATTATCGGAAGCGAACATGCCGCCGGAACTCGCAGAAATGGCCCACAACTTCAACGCCATGCTCGGACGCCTCGACGACTCTTTTCAACGGCTCTCAGCCTTCTCTGCCGATATCGCTCACGAACTGCGAACGCCACTGTCAAATCTACTGACCCAAACCCAAGTCACCCTTACCCGCCCCAGACCTATTGAAGACTATCGCGAGGCGCTGCACAGCAACCTCGAAGAACTGCAATGGATGGCACAACTGGTCAACGACATGTTGTACCTGGCCAAGGCTGACCATGGTTTGCTGACACCCAAGCACGAGCCGCTTGAATTGGCAGCGGAAGCGGACCTGCTATTGGAGTTCTTTGCGCCGCTGGCGGAGGACACTCAGGTAACACTGAGCCGCGCCGGCAGCGTAAGCATGAAAGGCGACCGCAGCATGTTGCGCCGGGCGCTGTCCAATCTGCTGGACAATGCGTTGCGATTTACTCCAGCCAATGGAGAGGTTCGTGTGCGCATTGTCGATCAAGCGCAAGGGTTGAGCCTGATCGTTGAAAACAGGGGCGACGGGATACCCAAAGAATTGCTGCCGCGCTTGTTTGATCGCTTCTATCGGGCGGACCCGGCGCGCCGTGAAGGCAGTAGCGAGCATGCGGGTTTAGGTCTGGCGATCACTCAGTCGATCATTCGTGCCCACGGCGGACAGATTCATTGTGAATCGGATAACGGCTGGACGCGGTTTGTCATTGA is a window of Pseudomonas sp. DC1.2 DNA encoding:
- a CDS encoding cupredoxin family protein, with product MFLRNRLVLAVCLLALSFTVWAAPVQTYDFGQPAPAAKATRNVEVVMGDMSFMPKAIDIKAGETVRFVLVNKGQLLHEFNIGDAAMHAKHQQEMLNMQQSGMLTPTTMKGMDHSAMIGMDHGSMKPGMKHDDPNSVLVEPGKTAELTWTFTKATNLEFACNIPGHYQAGMVGKLTVSQ
- a CDS encoding heavy metal response regulator transcription factor, whose amino-acid sequence is MKLLIVEDQAKTGHYLRQGLTEAGFNTELVADGITGQHLALTGDYALLILDVMLPGRDGWQILQAVRSAGLDTPVLFLTARDAVEDRVHGLELGADDYLVKPFAFSELVARVRSLLRRGSAPPQETNLQLADLRLDLIRRRVERSGQRIDLTAKEFALLEMLLRRQGEVLPKSLIASQVWDMNFDSDTNVIEVAIRRLRLKIDDEFPHKLIHTVRGMGYVLEERPA
- a CDS encoding heavy metal sensor histidine kinase, yielding MRRLSLSHRLALLFAACTAVVSLFAGVLFSRASEAHFIELDQQLLDGKLMGVRRALHDIPSSESKAKLADELSQQADLSLRVIDSDGQRWYESSTRVPENLPQQPGLSTLNDNGTDYRVLNAPLFIDKPDSPQLTLLLDITHHQHFLQRMQHLIWLTVSLSALATALLGAWAARSGLRPLRRMSAVASGIGAHSLDARLSEANMPPELAEMAHNFNAMLGRLDDSFQRLSAFSADIAHELRTPLSNLLTQTQVTLTRPRPIEDYREALHSNLEELQWMAQLVNDMLYLAKADHGLLTPKHEPLELAAEADLLLEFFAPLAEDTQVTLSRAGSVSMKGDRSMLRRALSNLLDNALRFTPANGEVRVRIVDQAQGLSLIVENRGDGIPKELLPRLFDRFYRADPARREGSSEHAGLGLAITQSIIRAHGGQIHCESDNGWTRFVIELPKGD